A stretch of DNA from Asticcacaulis sp.:
CGCCGGAGATCAGGGCAAGTTTGGTGTTGGGCATTGGCCTCTCTTGTTACGGGGTTTGGGGGCTGTGGCCCCAAGCCTTTTTTTTTCTTCCCTTGCCCTCTAATAGGGGGCAAGGGAAGAAAGAATATAGAAGATTTGTGGGGTCACGGACCCCACGCCCCGTTACAGGACAGCGTCAATGATCCGACGGCAAACAGATCGGCCGCGTTGAATCTTCACGAATAAACCGAACGATCTCCACCACCTGGTCGATATCGGAGAAGTTCTCCAGCACGTCGTCGAGGCGTTCCTGGAAGGTGCCCTCTTCGGCAAACATCATCCGGTAAGCCGTCCGCAGCGCCAGTATAAGCTCACGCGAGAACCCACGGCGCTTCAGACCCACCAGATTCAGCCCCTCAAGCCGCGCATGATTGCCCCAGACCGAGCCATAGGGAATAACGTCCTTGGTGACGATCGCGCCGCCACCGATAAAGCTGTAACGCCCCAGGCGCGCAAACTGATGCACCGCGCAAGAGCCACCGAGAAACACGAAATCCCCAACCTGCACATGGCCGCCGATCGACGCCTGATTGGCCATGATGACATTATTGCCGAGGATGCAGTCATGCGCGATCCCTGATCCGGCCATGAACATGCAGTCATTGCCGGCCACGGTTATGCCGCCGCCCTTTTCCGTGCCGGTGTGCATGATGACATGCTCACGCACCAGAACCCGGTCGCCAACAGTCAGTTTCGTCGGTTCGCCCTTGTGCGCCAGATGCTGCGGCGCGCCGCCCAGGCAGGCAAACGGATGGATTGTACCGTCAATGCCGATCTCGGTCACGCCGTCGATGACGACATGCGATTTCAATACGGTCCGGTCCCCGATCTTAACCTGCGGCCCGACTATGCAGTAGGGCCCGATCTGGACGTCAACGCCGAGCTGCGCGCCGTCATGGATGATCGCGGTCGGATGTATCGTTACAGTCATTTCGGGCTCTCAACCACCATGGCGGCGAACTCGGCTTCGCAGATAATCTTGTCGTTCACATAAGCCTCGCCGCGGAATTTGAAGATATCGCCGCGATGGCGCACGACTTCCACCGGCATACGCACCACGTCGCCCGGACGGACCGGACTGCGGAACTTTACACCATCCACCGACATAAAGAAGATGGTCTTGCCTTCAACATCTGCGTCCAAAGATTTCGACATCAGCACGGCGCCGGTCTGGCCCATAGCCTCAATCAGCAACACGCCGGGCATGACCGGATTTTCCGGGAAATGGCCATTGAAGAACGGTTCGTTGAAGGTGACATTCTTGATGCCGACCATCGACTTGTTCTTCACCCAGTCTTCGCCGCGATCAATCAGCAGGAAGGGATAGCGATGCGGAATGCGCTTGAGGATTTCGGCGTAGTCCACGCTGGCCTGAGTGTCAGTTGCCTCCGGCGCATCATCAGCAGTCGTGCTCATTAAAGTCTTACCCCTTGTCCTTCGTCATTGCGTTTTTCTCCAGCCAGACCATTTCGCGCAGGAACTGCCGCGACGGCCGGGCCGGAAATCCGGATACCATGGTGGCGGCCGGTACATCCTTGAATACACAGGCGCCGGCGGCGATCTTCGCGCCCGCGCCTATGTCGATATGGTCTATCACGCCGGCACGTCCGCCGAACATGGCACCGTCACCAACTGTCACCGATCCTGAAATGCCGGTATGCGCCGCCAGGATGCAGTTGCGTCCGATCTGGCAGTTGTGACCGACCTGAACCATGTTGTCGATCTTCGTCGCCTCGCCGATGACCGTATCGTCATAGGCGCCGCGGTCAATGCAGGTGCCGGAACCGACGCTGACATCGTCCTGCAGGATAGCCCGCCCCAGTTGCGGCACATCAACCAGGCCCTTGGCATCCCCGCTGACGCCAAAGCCGGCCTCGCCGATATGGCCGCCCGAAAGCACCTGGACCCGGTCGCCCAGCAGAGCGCAGTAAATCGTGCTGTGCGCGCCGATGCGGCAATCACGTCCGATGCGGCAGCCGGGACCGATCACCGCATAGGCTTCGATCCGCGTACCCGCCCCGATCTCGACATCCTGGCCGATCACCACGCCGATACCGATCGTGACGCCCGCCTCCATCTTGACGCTTGGATGGATGGCCTCAGTGCCCTCGTGCCGCCGCGTCCGGTAAAGCTGCGTCGCCACACGGGCCCAGGCGGCCTGCGGACTGGCCGTTGCCGTGGCCACGCTGGCCGCCGGCACCTGATCGACGAAATCCTCCGTCACGAAAACGAATTCCGCCCCGGTCCGGTGCAGGTTCGTCAGATAGCGGCGGTCACTGAAAAAGGCCGCATGACCGCTCCCTCCAAACGACAAAGGGGCGCAGGCCGTAACGAACCCGCTCCCCTTCTTTTCCGGCACAATCAGCCGGCTGGAGGTCAACGCCACCACCTGATCCAGGTCTATTTTTGAACCGATATCAAAAAAACGCGGATCAGGCATGAACGGTGTTATCTCTTAATTACTTCGCGGGCGCTGCTCCCGCCGCCGGCTGGTCAAGCTTGACGCGATCGAAAGCCGGCAGGGTCTCGCCCGAGGCATTCATCTTGGCAACAACGTCCGTGGTGATGTTCATCGCGGGGTTGGCATAGAGGAAGCTGGTTTGAGTCGGCGAACCATTCGTATTCGCAGTCATGTCATAATGCAACAGGGAGTCGGCCGAGAGAACCGTGGCGCAGCTCTTGGCGGTGACCACAGCGTTGATTTGCGGGATCATCTTCTGGAAGATGGCCTGCATCACTTCCTGCTGGGTATACTGCATTTCCTGGTTACGCTGCTGAACCTTGGCCTGGAACTTCTGGCGCTTCTCTTCCCAGGCCTGAGCCTTACCTTCCCAGGCGGTCTTGCCGGCCGGGGTGGCGGCGCTGGTCTTTTGTGAAGCGGCCAGGGCCTTGTATTCGTCCTCAATGGCCTTGCCCTCGGCGCCGAGTTCGGCATCGACCTGGCCCTTCAGTTGCACGAGACGGTCCGAGGCTGACTTGCCCATGTTCGAGGTCGACATGGCGGTCTGTTCGTCCAGCACGCACTGGCCAGGAACGGCGGCGCCGAAGGTCGGCGGCGTCGGAGCAGCGGGGGCTGCGGCCGGAGCTGCAGCTTGCGCCATGGCTTGGCCAGCGCCAGCCATGAGAACGGCGGCGGAGGCGATAAGGAAGAGCGATGTTTTTTTCATAGTTTTGTTCATCTCTGGGTATTGGTTAGAATTGCGTGGATTGCGAGAAGCGGAAGGATTCAACCTTGTCATACGACTCTTTCGACAGAACCTGGCTCAGATCGAACTGGACCGGGCCCATCGGGGATTTCCAGCGGATGGTAATACCCGCGGAAGCGCGAAGAGACATATCATCGACGATATTGGTAAGCGGCTTACCAGTGGAGTCAATTTTTAGGCGATCGTCAACATTGCCGAGCGTACCTAAATCGAGAAATAGAGCGGTTTTAAGGCCGTACTGGTCCGGCAGGCCGTTGGGGATGCCCAGTTCGGTTGACAGGATACCGTAGGTCTGGCCGCCCAGCGCATAGCCGGTTGAGGTATCGCGCGGCCCCATGCCGGCATATTCGAAGCCACGCATCGTATCGCCGCCCTTGAAGAAGCGGTCGTTGATGCGGATGGCGTCGCCGCGCCACGGAATGATAGACCCGGCGGTGCCGGAGACGTGCAGGATCATGTCCTTCTTGAAGCCATGATACCAGTGACCTTCGAGTTCCGAACTGACATACTTCACGTCGCCGCCCAGGCCGGCGAAATCCTGGCGCAGGGTGAACATCCAGCCACGCGTCGGCTGGATGTAGTCGTTACGCAGGTCGAAAGCCAGCGAATAGCCGACGCTGGAGGTCACCCCGGTGCCGCAGCTATAGAGCAGACCGTTACAGGCGTCCGACGAGGTATAGGTAATATCGTCGCTGCGGTAGTTATAACGCAGGCGCAAAGACGAGAAGCCGTTCAGGCTATAGCCCAGTCGCAGGCCGGCGCCGTAGGAATCGGTCGAGTAATCAACGCCGTTATAGTGATAGGAGCTCTGGAACAGGTCGAAGCCCGCCGAAACGTCACGGCCCATGAAGTGCGGTTCGGTGAACGAGAAGTCGATCGTCTTCTGGATCGAACCGGTCTGGACGCGGGCGCGGACCTGCTGGCCGGTGCCGCGGAAGTTCTGCTGGGCGATAGAAATATCAAGGATAAACTTCTGGATCGACGAGAAGCCGGCCCCGAATGACAGTTCGCCGGTCGGCTGTTCCAGCACAGCCACTTCGATATTGGTCTTGCCCGGCACGGCTGACGGCTTTTCGGTGATCTTCACGCCGGTATCATCCTGCTTGAAGAAGCCAAGGCCGCGCACATAGATCTTGGAGCGTTCCAGCAGAGCCTTGTTGTAAGCGTCGCCTTCCGACACCAGCATCTGGCGGCGGATGACCTTGTCGAGCGTCTGGGTATTGCCGACGATATTGATCTTGTCGATATAGACGCGCGCGCCTTCATGGACATTGAAGACCAGGTTGACATTGTGCGTGTTCGGATCGGCCTCTTCCGAAGGCCGGATATCGACAAATGCGTAACCGGCTGCACCGGCGGCAAAGGTCAGGTCATCGACGGCCTTTTCGACGCGGTCGCTTTCATAAAGCTGGCCCGGACGGATCGAAATGGCGTGCTGGAGGTTTTCCGCCTTCAGCTTGTCATTGTCGGTCTTGATGGTGATGCGGCCGAAATTGTACTTCTGACCTTCATCAAGCGTATAGGAGATGGCGAAGTCCTTGCGGTCCGGCGTCAGTTCGGCCACCGCCGAAATGACGCGGAAATCGTAATAGCCCCGATTGGTGTAGTACTTGCGCAACTGCTCGCGGTCATAATCCATCCGGTCGG
This window harbors:
- the lpxA gene encoding acyl-ACP--UDP-N-acetylglucosamine O-acyltransferase; amino-acid sequence: MTVTIHPTAIIHDGAQLGVDVQIGPYCIVGPQVKIGDRTVLKSHVVIDGVTEIGIDGTIHPFACLGGAPQHLAHKGEPTKLTVGDRVLVREHVIMHTGTEKGGGITVAGNDCMFMAGSGIAHDCILGNNVIMANQASIGGHVQVGDFVFLGGSCAVHQFARLGRYSFIGGGAIVTKDVIPYGSVWGNHARLEGLNLVGLKRRGFSRELILALRTAYRMMFAEEGTFQERLDDVLENFSDIDQVVEIVRFIREDSTRPICLPSDH
- the fabZ gene encoding 3-hydroxyacyl-ACP dehydratase FabZ, producing the protein MSTTADDAPEATDTQASVDYAEILKRIPHRYPFLLIDRGEDWVKNKSMVGIKNVTFNEPFFNGHFPENPVMPGVLLIEAMGQTGAVLMSKSLDADVEGKTIFFMSVDGVKFRSPVRPGDVVRMPVEVVRHRGDIFKFRGEAYVNDKIICEAEFAAMVVESPK
- the lpxD gene encoding UDP-3-O-(3-hydroxymyristoyl)glucosamine N-acyltransferase; translated protein: MPDPRFFDIGSKIDLDQVVALTSSRLIVPEKKGSGFVTACAPLSFGGSGHAAFFSDRRYLTNLHRTGAEFVFVTEDFVDQVPAASVATATASPQAAWARVATQLYRTRRHEGTEAIHPSVKMEAGVTIGIGVVIGQDVEIGAGTRIEAYAVIGPGCRIGRDCRIGAHSTIYCALLGDRVQVLSGGHIGEAGFGVSGDAKGLVDVPQLGRAILQDDVSVGSGTCIDRGAYDDTVIGEATKIDNMVQVGHNCQIGRNCILAAHTGISGSVTVGDGAMFGGRAGVIDHIDIGAGAKIAAGACVFKDVPAATMVSGFPARPSRQFLREMVWLEKNAMTKDKG
- a CDS encoding OmpH family outer membrane protein, which codes for MKKTSLFLIASAAVLMAGAGQAMAQAAAPAAAPAAPTPPTFGAAVPGQCVLDEQTAMSTSNMGKSASDRLVQLKGQVDAELGAEGKAIEDEYKALAASQKTSAATPAGKTAWEGKAQAWEEKRQKFQAKVQQRNQEMQYTQQEVMQAIFQKMIPQINAVVTAKSCATVLSADSLLHYDMTANTNGSPTQTSFLYANPAMNITTDVVAKMNASGETLPAFDRVKLDQPAAGAAPAK
- the bamA gene encoding outer membrane protein assembly factor BamA, yielding MTLTRSLTLGVSVLALTHLGLMATGAQAQEATPPAQDAAPATAPADAAPAADAAPQEAQAPAAAEQTAYVDHIVVAGNERIDSQTIISYLPFQPGVTVDAQLIDAAVKTLYRTDLFSDVQIAMNGNEMVVTVVESPIINQVVFEGNHAMTKDKLRDEVQIRPRGVFTKAKVQEDVQRIIELYRKGGRISATVTPKIVELPQKRVDLIFEINEGPKTGVSTVNFIGNHAFSDNDLKSVVVTQKSLWWKFFSSNDNYDPDRMDYDREQLRKYYTNRGYYDFRVISAVAELTPDRKDFAISYTLDEGQKYNFGRITIKTDNDKLKAENLQHAISIRPGQLYESDRVEKAVDDLTFAAGAAGYAFVDIRPSEEADPNTHNVNLVFNVHEGARVYIDKINIVGNTQTLDKVIRRQMLVSEGDAYNKALLERSKIYVRGLGFFKQDDTGVKITEKPSAVPGKTNIEVAVLEQPTGELSFGAGFSSIQKFILDISIAQQNFRGTGQQVRARVQTGSIQKTIDFSFTEPHFMGRDVSAGFDLFQSSYHYNGVDYSTDSYGAGLRLGYSLNGFSSLRLRYNYRSDDITYTSSDACNGLLYSCGTGVTSSVGYSLAFDLRNDYIQPTRGWMFTLRQDFAGLGGDVKYVSSELEGHWYHGFKKDMILHVSGTAGSIIPWRGDAIRINDRFFKGGDTMRGFEYAGMGPRDTSTGYALGGQTYGILSTELGIPNGLPDQYGLKTALFLDLGTLGNVDDRLKIDSTGKPLTNIVDDMSLRASAGITIRWKSPMGPVQFDLSQVLSKESYDKVESFRFSQSTQF